The Pseudomonas iranensis genome includes a window with the following:
- the galU gene encoding UTP--glucose-1-phosphate uridylyltransferase GalU produces the protein MIKKCLFPAAGYGTRFLPATKAMPKEMLPVVNKPLIQYGVEEALDAGLTEISIVTGRGKRALEDHFDISYELENQIKGTDKEKYLVGIRKLLDECSFSYTRQTEMKGLGHAILTGRPLIGDEPFAVVLADDLCVNIDGDGVLTQMVKLYKQFRCSIVAIQEVDPQETNKYGVIAGEMIRDDIYRVHSMVEKPKPEDAPSNLAIIGRYILTPDIFDLIEQTEPGKGGEIQITDALMKQAQNGCVMAYKFKGKRFDCGGAEGYIDATNFCFENFYKTGKAY, from the coding sequence ATGATCAAGAAATGCTTGTTTCCAGCAGCCGGTTACGGCACTCGCTTCCTCCCAGCGACCAAAGCCATGCCTAAAGAAATGCTGCCGGTGGTAAACAAGCCACTGATCCAGTACGGCGTTGAAGAAGCACTGGACGCGGGCCTGACTGAGATTTCCATCGTCACCGGCCGTGGCAAGCGTGCTCTGGAAGACCACTTCGACATCAGTTACGAGCTGGAAAACCAGATCAAGGGCACCGACAAGGAAAAGTACCTGGTCGGTATCCGCAAGCTGTTGGACGAGTGCTCGTTCTCCTACACCCGTCAGACCGAAATGAAAGGTCTGGGTCACGCGATCCTGACTGGCCGCCCGCTGATCGGTGACGAACCGTTCGCCGTGGTTCTGGCGGACGACCTGTGCGTCAACATCGACGGCGACGGCGTGCTGACCCAGATGGTCAAGCTGTACAAGCAGTTCCGCTGCTCGATCGTCGCTATCCAGGAAGTCGATCCGCAGGAAACCAACAAGTACGGCGTAATCGCTGGCGAAATGATCCGCGATGACATCTACCGCGTACACAGCATGGTCGAGAAGCCTAAGCCGGAAGACGCGCCGTCGAACCTGGCGATCATCGGTCGCTACATCCTGACCCCGGACATCTTCGACCTGATCGAACAGACCGAGCCAGGCAAGGGCGGCGAAATCCAGATCACCGACGCCCTGATGAAGCAGGCCCAGAACGGCTGCGTGATGGCCTACAAGTTCAAGGGCAAGCGTTTCGACTGCGGTGGCGCTGAAGGCTACATCGACGCGACCAACTTCTGCTTCGAAAACTTCTACAAGACTGGCAAAGCTTACTGA
- the alkB gene encoding DNA oxidative demethylase AlkB: MQPTTFDLFADNEPVQQARAEQIGEQSWVLRGFALPQVEQLLTELQAILVAAPLRHMVTPGGFSMSVGTSSCGQLGWITDRSGYRYSSVDPLSGLPWPSMPAVFADLAHEAAERAGFPGFQADSCLINQYVPGAKMSLHQDKDEKGYAAPIVSLSLGLPAMFLFGGFERSDKTQRIPLLHGDMVVWGGVDRLRYHGVLPIKPGHHPLLGERRINITFRVAGDQ; this comes from the coding sequence ATGCAACCGACCACGTTTGACCTGTTCGCCGACAACGAACCCGTACAGCAAGCCCGCGCCGAGCAGATCGGCGAACAATCGTGGGTGCTGCGCGGATTCGCCTTGCCACAGGTCGAGCAACTGCTGACCGAGCTCCAAGCCATTCTTGTCGCCGCCCCGCTACGCCACATGGTCACGCCCGGCGGTTTCAGCATGTCGGTTGGCACCAGCAGTTGCGGGCAGTTGGGCTGGATCACTGATCGCAGCGGTTACCGCTATTCCAGCGTCGATCCACTCAGCGGCTTGCCGTGGCCATCGATGCCGGCGGTGTTTGCCGATTTGGCCCACGAGGCGGCGGAACGCGCCGGCTTTCCGGGTTTTCAGGCCGACTCCTGCCTGATAAACCAATACGTCCCCGGCGCCAAGATGTCGCTGCATCAGGACAAGGACGAAAAGGGTTATGCCGCGCCCATCGTTTCGTTGTCGCTGGGGTTGCCGGCAATGTTTCTGTTCGGCGGTTTCGAACGCAGCGATAAAACCCAGCGCATCCCGCTGCTGCATGGCGACATGGTGGTCTGGGGCGGCGTGGACCGCCTGCGCTATCACGGCGTGCTGCCAATCAAACCCGGCCATCACCCGCTCTTGGGCGAACGGCGCATCAACATCACCTTCCGCGTTGCTGGCGATCAGTAA
- a CDS encoding site-specific integrase → MSDIDRYLQAATRDSTRRSYRMAIEHFEVTWGGFLPATADSVARYLVEHAGVLSINTLKLRLSALAQWHNSQGFADPTKAPVVRKVFKGIRALHPAQEKQAEPLQLQDLQRVIDCLEQEAQTARQDQDRPTLLKAHRDRALILLGFWRGFRSDELCRLQIEHVQASAGKGITLYLPRSKGDRENLGQTYQAPALLKLCPVQAYIDWITEAALVRGAVFRSIDRWGNLSEEGLHANSIIPLLRQALQRAGIAAANYTSHSLRRGFATWAHQSGWDLKSLMSYVGWKDMKSAMRYVEVSPFQGMARIMDKPEQP, encoded by the coding sequence ATGAGTGACATCGATCGATATCTGCAAGCCGCCACCCGGGACAGCACCCGCCGCAGCTATCGCATGGCCATTGAGCATTTCGAAGTGACGTGGGGCGGATTTCTGCCGGCTACTGCCGACAGCGTTGCGCGCTATCTGGTGGAGCACGCCGGGGTTCTGTCGATCAATACGCTGAAGTTGCGTCTGTCCGCGCTGGCGCAGTGGCATAACAGTCAGGGCTTTGCCGATCCGACCAAGGCGCCAGTAGTGCGCAAGGTGTTCAAGGGCATTCGCGCCTTGCACCCGGCGCAGGAAAAACAGGCTGAGCCGTTGCAACTGCAGGATTTGCAACGAGTGATCGATTGCTTGGAGCAGGAGGCGCAAACCGCCCGCCAGGATCAGGACCGCCCGACCTTGCTCAAGGCTCATCGGGATCGCGCGCTGATTCTGCTGGGCTTCTGGCGGGGCTTTCGCAGCGACGAATTGTGCCGTTTGCAAATCGAGCATGTGCAGGCGAGTGCTGGCAAGGGCATCACTTTGTATCTGCCGCGCAGCAAGGGCGACCGGGAAAACCTCGGGCAGACCTACCAGGCCCCGGCGCTGCTCAAGCTGTGCCCAGTGCAGGCCTATATCGATTGGATTACAGAGGCTGCGCTGGTACGCGGCGCGGTGTTCCGCAGCATTGATCGCTGGGGCAATCTGAGCGAGGAGGGCCTGCACGCCAACAGCATCATTCCGCTGCTGCGCCAGGCGTTGCAGCGCGCCGGGATTGCCGCCGCCAACTACACCAGCCATTCACTGCGGCGTGGCTTTGCCACCTGGGCGCATCAAAGCGGCTGGGATCTTAAATCGTTGATGAGTTACGTCGGCTGGAAGGACATGAAATCCGCCATGCGCTATGTTGAGGTCAGCCCATTCCAGGGAATGGCTCGGATTATGGATAAGCCGGAGCAACCGTAG
- the ahpC gene encoding alkyl hydroperoxide reductase subunit C, whose translation MPIINSQVKPFKATAFKNGDFVQVSDADLKGKWSVVFFYPADFTFVCPTELEDLADNYAEFKKLGVEIYSVSTDTHFAHAAWHNTSPAIGKIEYTMIGDPTHVISRNFDVLIEEAGLADRGTFVINPEGQIKIVELNDGGVGRDASELLRKIKAAQYVAAHPGEVCPAKWKEGEATLAPSLDLVGKI comes from the coding sequence ATGCCTATCATCAACAGCCAAGTAAAACCGTTCAAAGCTACCGCGTTCAAAAACGGCGACTTCGTTCAAGTCTCGGATGCTGACTTGAAAGGCAAGTGGTCTGTAGTGTTCTTCTACCCAGCCGACTTCACCTTCGTTTGCCCAACCGAGCTGGAAGACCTGGCCGACAACTACGCTGAGTTCAAGAAGCTGGGCGTGGAAATCTACAGCGTTTCGACCGACACCCACTTTGCTCACGCTGCCTGGCACAACACTTCGCCAGCCATCGGCAAAATCGAATACACCATGATCGGCGACCCGACCCACGTCATCTCGCGCAACTTCGACGTACTGATCGAAGAAGCTGGTCTGGCTGACCGTGGCACCTTCGTGATCAACCCTGAAGGCCAGATCAAAATCGTTGAACTGAACGATGGCGGAGTTGGCCGTGACGCTTCCGAGCTGCTGCGCAAGATCAAGGCTGCTCAGTACGTCGCTGCACACCCAGGCGAAGTTTGCCCGGCCAAGTGGAAAGAAGGCGAGGCCACTCTGGCTCCATCGCTGGACCTGGTCGGCAAGATCTAA
- a CDS encoding DUF1883 domain-containing protein: MKFIHQREHLNEDDIVVIQCSQMCNIRLMNDANFRSFKNGGRHTYHGGAFDTFPARITAPSTGFWNITIDTVNRRAISVTRKPTLTHSIKIIRRSSTKLS, from the coding sequence ATGAAATTCATTCACCAGCGCGAGCACCTCAACGAAGACGACATCGTCGTCATTCAGTGCTCGCAGATGTGCAACATCCGTTTGATGAACGACGCCAACTTCCGCAGCTTCAAAAACGGCGGCCGTCACACCTACCACGGCGGCGCGTTCGACACTTTCCCGGCGCGCATCACTGCACCGAGCACCGGCTTCTGGAACATCACCATCGACACCGTCAACCGCCGCGCAATCAGCGTGACGCGCAAGCCGACGCTGACCCATTCGATCAAGATCATCCGTCGCTCCAGCACTAAACTGAGCTGA
- the gorA gene encoding glutathione-disulfide reductase, with amino-acid sequence MAYDFDLYVIGAGSGGVRAARFAAGFGAKVAVAESRYLGGTCVNVGCVPKKLLVYGAHFAEDFEQASGFGWNLGEANFDWATLIANKDREINRLNGIYRNLLVNSGVTLHEAHAKIVGPHEVEVNGERYTAKHILIATGGWPQIPEIPGHEHAIGSNEAFFLKELPKRVLVVGGGYIAVEFAGIFHGLGANTTLLYRGDLFLRGFDGAVRKHLQEELTKRGLDLQFNADIARIDKQADGSLKATLKDGRVLEADCVFYATGRRPMLDNLGLENTDVQLDDKGFIKVDDEYQTTEPSILALGDVIGRVQLTPVALAEGMAVARRLFKPEQYRPVDYKMIPTAVFSLPNIGTVGLSEEEARECGHEVVIFESRFRPMKLTLTDCQEKTLMKLVVDAKTDKVLGCHMVGPDAGEIVQGLAIALKAGATKRDFDDTIGVHPTAAEEFVTMRTPVSA; translated from the coding sequence ATGGCCTACGATTTTGACCTTTATGTGATTGGTGCCGGTTCCGGCGGTGTGCGGGCTGCGCGGTTTGCCGCCGGCTTCGGGGCGAAAGTGGCGGTGGCCGAGAGCCGTTACCTGGGTGGCACCTGTGTCAACGTCGGTTGCGTGCCGAAAAAGCTGCTGGTCTACGGCGCGCACTTTGCCGAGGACTTCGAGCAGGCGTCCGGTTTCGGCTGGAACCTGGGCGAGGCCAACTTCGACTGGGCCACGCTGATCGCCAACAAGGATCGCGAGATCAATCGCCTCAACGGCATTTATCGCAATCTGCTGGTCAACAGCGGCGTGACCCTGCACGAGGCGCACGCGAAAATCGTCGGGCCGCACGAGGTCGAAGTCAATGGCGAGCGCTACACGGCAAAGCACATTTTGATCGCCACCGGCGGCTGGCCGCAGATTCCTGAAATCCCGGGGCACGAGCATGCAATCGGTTCGAACGAGGCGTTCTTCCTCAAAGAGTTGCCCAAACGTGTGCTGGTGGTTGGCGGCGGTTATATCGCGGTCGAGTTCGCCGGGATTTTCCATGGCCTTGGTGCCAACACCACGCTGCTGTATCGCGGCGATCTGTTCCTGCGTGGTTTCGACGGGGCGGTGCGCAAGCACCTGCAAGAAGAATTGACCAAGCGCGGTCTCGACCTGCAATTCAATGCCGACATCGCACGCATCGACAAACAGGCTGACGGCAGCTTGAAGGCGACGCTCAAGGATGGTCGTGTACTCGAAGCCGATTGCGTGTTCTACGCCACCGGTCGGCGTCCGATGCTCGACAATCTCGGCCTGGAAAACACCGATGTTCAGCTCGACGACAAGGGCTTCATCAAAGTCGACGACGAGTATCAAACCACCGAGCCGTCGATTCTGGCGCTGGGCGACGTCATTGGTCGCGTGCAGCTGACACCGGTCGCGCTAGCCGAAGGCATGGCTGTGGCGCGGCGTCTGTTCAAGCCGGAGCAATACCGCCCGGTGGACTACAAGATGATCCCGACCGCCGTGTTCAGTCTGCCGAACATCGGCACAGTCGGTTTGAGCGAAGAAGAAGCGCGCGAATGTGGCCACGAAGTGGTGATCTTCGAAAGCCGCTTCCGGCCGATGAAGCTGACCCTGACTGACTGTCAGGAGAAAACCCTGATGAAGCTGGTGGTCGACGCCAAGACCGACAAGGTGCTTGGCTGCCACATGGTCGGCCCGGACGCTGGCGAGATTGTGCAAGGTCTGGCGATCGCCTTGAAAGCCGGCGCGACCAAGCGCGACTTCGACGACACCATCGGGGTGCACCCGACGGCCGCCGAAGAGTTCGTCACCATGCGTACGCCGGTCAGCGCTTAA
- a CDS encoding DNA-binding protein gives MARGGITKALVQIARTAILARGEHPSIDAVRIEMGNTGSKTTIHRYLKELDDGAQPAEASAEPIDDELTALVSRLAQRLKEQAQEPIEQAREQFEEQREALETELKQVRQALEKLEHDHDIQGAALQRESEALSNTRSMLQTEQTRNAGLNQALADFELRLQDKDEQIRSLEEKHLHARDALEHYRNATKEQREQEQARHEGQLQQIQAELRQAQQSALVRQDEITQLHRDNERLLTENRGTQRELNLVQDQIKQSNQRQDQLLEQATRMDSERTLLQERLRVATLESQALKQSVDEQTQLNQSLEKELLKAQASLEESQRLAAAVAAAPDSTKAKDA, from the coding sequence ATGGCCCGTGGCGGCATTACCAAAGCACTGGTGCAAATTGCGCGCACAGCGATCCTGGCTCGCGGCGAACACCCAAGCATCGATGCAGTACGCATTGAAATGGGCAACACCGGCTCGAAAACCACGATCCATCGCTATCTGAAAGAACTGGATGACGGCGCACAACCAGCAGAAGCGTCAGCAGAACCGATCGATGATGAGCTGACCGCCCTCGTCTCTCGCCTCGCCCAGCGTCTGAAAGAACAGGCGCAGGAGCCCATCGAGCAAGCCCGCGAACAGTTCGAAGAGCAACGGGAAGCACTGGAAACCGAGCTGAAACAGGTTCGCCAGGCGCTGGAAAAACTCGAACACGACCACGACATTCAGGGCGCCGCGCTGCAACGCGAATCCGAGGCGCTGAGCAACACCCGCTCGATGCTGCAAACCGAACAGACGCGCAATGCCGGTCTCAACCAGGCATTGGCCGATTTTGAATTGCGCTTGCAGGACAAGGACGAACAGATCCGCTCGCTGGAAGAAAAACACCTGCACGCCCGCGATGCGCTGGAGCATTACCGTAACGCCACCAAGGAACAGCGCGAGCAGGAACAGGCCCGCCATGAAGGGCAGCTTCAGCAGATCCAGGCCGAACTGCGTCAAGCCCAGCAGAGCGCGTTGGTGCGTCAGGATGAGATCACGCAGCTGCACCGCGACAACGAACGCTTGCTCACCGAAAACCGTGGCACCCAGCGCGAGCTGAATCTGGTGCAGGATCAGATCAAGCAGAGCAATCAACGGCAGGATCAATTGCTCGAGCAAGCGACGCGCATGGACAGCGAGCGCACCCTCCTCCAGGAACGCCTGCGCGTCGCGACGCTGGAAAGCCAGGCGCTCAAGCAGAGCGTTGACGAACAGACGCAGCTCAATCAGTCATTGGAAAAGGAATTGCTCAAGGCTCAGGCAAGCCTTGAGGAGAGTCAGCGTCTGGCGGCTGCCGTTGCGGCAGCGCCAGACTCGACCAAAGCGAAAGACGCTTAA